In a single window of the Patescibacteria group bacterium genome:
- the hisS gene encoding histidine--tRNA ligase — translation MGRRPKDFFKNKIKRPKMKTILQAPKGMPDILPEENLIRRKILKVVEELADFYGFGQIETPILEETKLFLHGTGPTSDVVQKQMFNLKTPGKDLLSLRPEFTPNIVRAYLENGMFNWSKPVKLFAWGPVFRYEQPQRGRYRQFWQCNFEILGSSDSIYDVLIIQLFFNLFTELKIKDLIVEVNTIGCDNCRPIWHKELKNYFKSKRKFLCVDCKNRLKLNPLRILDCKNESCQNLKNDAPKMMDYLCTECRHHFKQILEYLESLGLPYTINPYLVRGLDYYTKTVFEIRKNDDNLALCGGGRYDYLVEMLGGKSTPAVGGAAGVERLVEIVKKTLKLDNNHKAKVFLVAIGDLAKQKALQYIEVFRKAKIDVIESFAHESLKAQMRQADKVGVHYVIIIGQKEAIDGTVILRDMTASIQEVIDGNKIVDELKKRFKNDIIKTL, via the coding sequence ATGGGAAGAAGACCAAAAGATTTTTTCAAAAATAAAATAAAAAGGCCAAAAATGAAAACAATTCTTCAGGCGCCTAAGGGTATGCCTGATATTTTACCTGAGGAGAATTTAATTAGACGTAAAATTTTAAAAGTGGTAGAGGAGTTAGCGGATTTTTATGGTTTTGGCCAAATCGAGACGCCTATTTTGGAAGAAACAAAACTATTTCTACATGGTACTGGCCCAACAAGTGATGTTGTTCAAAAACAGATGTTTAATTTAAAGACACCCGGGAAAGACTTGTTATCTTTACGTCCCGAATTTACGCCCAATATTGTCCGCGCATATTTAGAAAACGGGATGTTCAATTGGTCTAAGCCAGTTAAATTATTTGCCTGGGGTCCCGTCTTTCGTTATGAACAACCGCAAAGAGGAAGATATCGCCAATTTTGGCAATGTAATTTTGAAATTTTAGGATCATCAGATTCTATTTATGACGTTTTAATTATTCAATTATTTTTTAATTTATTTACTGAATTGAAAATTAAAGATTTAATTGTTGAAGTTAATACCATTGGTTGCGATAATTGTCGACCAATCTGGCACAAAGAATTAAAAAATTATTTTAAATCCAAAAGAAAATTTTTATGCGTTGATTGTAAAAATCGTTTAAAATTAAATCCTTTGAGAATTTTGGATTGTAAAAATGAAAGTTGTCAAAATTTAAAAAATGATGCCCCTAAAATGATGGATTATTTATGCACTGAATGCCGCCATCATTTTAAACAAATATTAGAATACTTGGAATCTTTAGGGTTGCCATATACAATTAATCCATATTTAGTGCGCGGATTAGATTATTATACTAAAACCGTTTTTGAAATTAGGAAAAATGATGATAATTTAGCATTGTGCGGTGGTGGAAGATATGATTATTTAGTTGAAATGTTGGGCGGCAAGTCAACACCTGCTGTTGGTGGAGCGGCTGGAGTCGAACGTTTAGTAGAAATTGTTAAAAAAACTTTGAAATTAGATAACAATCACAAAGCAAAAGTATTTTTAGTAGCGATCGGGGATTTGGCCAAACAGAAAGCATTACAATATATAGAAGTATTCCGTAAGGCCAAGATTGATGTGATTGAATCTTTTGCTCACGAATCATTAAAAGCTCAAATGAGGCAAGCGGATAAAGTTGGAGTCCATTATGTTATTATTATAGGCCAGAAAGAAGCTATTGATGGTACGGTAATTTTAAGGGATATGACAGCCAGCATTCAAGAAGTTATTGATGGTAATAAAATCGTTGATGAATTGAAAAAAAGATTTAAAAATGATATTATAAAAACATTATAA
- the rpsU gene encoding 30S ribosomal protein S21: MAIEVNKKPNEPINNFLLRFNRALKQAAVLDEARKKRFFEPEINRNRKKQSAVYRAQIKEKIMALKKRGILTGKEDLKLIKKLLRNPKWSFTNLPK, encoded by the coding sequence ATGGCTATTGAAGTGAATAAAAAACCGAACGAGCCAATTAATAATTTTCTTTTACGATTTAATCGCGCTTTAAAACAAGCTGCTGTTTTAGATGAGGCACGAAAAAAACGTTTTTTTGAACCAGAAATAAATCGTAATCGCAAAAAACAATCAGCGGTATATCGCGCACAAATAAAAGAAAAAATAATGGCTCTCAAAAAAAGAGGGATTCTTACTGGGAAAGAAGATCTTAAGCTAATCAAAAAACTCTTAAGAAATCCCAAATGGTCTTTTACTAATTTGCCTAAATAA
- the ftsA gene encoding cell division protein FtsA: MKPFLVLDLGNQNIRGLVVQPTKDYSKIKIYTVFERLSDGMNKGAINDYGAFCNVLFETFEDINKLGFNPKQVVVNIASPHSNFKITKTTGGVTRGDSQITRNDLVQLEEKIYETHSETSNKIIEHIIPRDYTVDGLTNIKDPIGMHGYRLEMEAAVIEVLNTHFQNLSKVFKELNKNLLISPVFSPLAASFGCLTKKQQNVGTILVDIGAQNTSYIIYEDDKLIDTKILHLGADSITHDIAICLKVPLETAEKIKLTCGYALAAEVSRKENIDVSKISKEIDYAINKRYLAEIIEARLEELFGFINNEIKKNNVYNKLAGGVVLVGGGAKLPGMVDFIKKYLKLPAKIGYPNLEQIEASEKHLDLIDDPSFVEVVGLALFMLAYSFSGKSIEFVKTMPPSDILNKIKKFFKIFLP, encoded by the coding sequence ATGAAACCTTTTCTTGTTTTAGATTTAGGTAATCAAAATATCAGGGGGTTGGTAGTTCAACCAACAAAAGATTATTCCAAAATAAAAATTTATACGGTTTTTGAGCGACTCTCTGATGGTATGAATAAAGGCGCCATTAATGATTATGGTGCCTTTTGTAATGTTTTGTTTGAAACTTTTGAGGATATAAATAAGTTAGGGTTTAATCCGAAACAGGTGGTAGTTAATATTGCTTCGCCCCATTCAAATTTTAAAATAACTAAAACAACAGGGGGAGTAACAAGGGGAGATTCTCAGATTACCAGGAATGATCTTGTACAACTTGAAGAAAAAATTTATGAAACCCACAGTGAAACAAGTAATAAAATTATTGAACATATTATTCCTCGAGATTACACCGTTGATGGTTTGACTAATATTAAAGATCCAATTGGGATGCACGGATATCGTTTAGAAATGGAAGCGGCTGTAATTGAGGTATTAAATACTCATTTCCAAAATCTTTCCAAGGTTTTTAAAGAATTAAACAAAAATTTGTTGATCTCGCCAGTTTTTAGTCCTTTGGCAGCTTCTTTTGGTTGTCTGACTAAAAAACAACAAAATGTTGGTACTATTTTAGTTGATATTGGCGCTCAAAATACCAGTTATATTATTTACGAAGATGACAAATTAATTGATACAAAAATTTTACATTTAGGAGCTGATAGTATTACGCATGATATTGCTATTTGTTTGAAAGTACCTCTAGAAACAGCAGAAAAAATTAAATTAACTTGCGGTTATGCTTTAGCGGCCGAAGTTAGTCGTAAAGAAAATATCGATGTTTCTAAAATCAGTAAGGAAATTGATTATGCAATCAATAAACGATATTTAGCGGAAATTATTGAAGCTCGATTAGAAGAACTTTTTGGATTTATTAATAACGAAATTAAGAAAAATAATGTCTATAATAAATTAGCGGGTGGCGTGGTTTTGGTTGGCGGTGGCGCCAAGTTGCCCGGTATGGTTGATTTTATTAAAAAATATTTAAAATTGCCCGCTAAAATAGGATATCCCAATTTAGAACAAATTGAAGCAAGCGAAAAACATTTGGATTTGATTGATGATCCATCATTTGTTGAAGTTGTAGGATTGGCATTGTTTATGTTGGCTTATTCTTTTAGTGGTAAGTCTATTGAGTTTGTAAAAACAATGCCCCCTAGTGATATATTGAATAAAATTAAAAAATTCTTTAAAATCTTTTTACCTTAA
- a CDS encoding histidine triad nucleotide-binding protein yields MNECIFCQIINKKIPSEIVLENDKVIVFKDINPKAEIHLLIVPKKHIANINEINEEDRELLGELFLTAKKIAQQLSLIEKGYKLVMNVGRGAGQLIDHIHLHLLSGSFNRSLKEI; encoded by the coding sequence ATGAATGAGTGTATTTTTTGCCAAATTATTAATAAAAAAATTCCCTCAGAAATCGTTTTAGAAAACGATAAAGTTATTGTTTTTAAAGATATAAATCCCAAAGCCGAAATCCATCTTTTGATTGTTCCCAAAAAACATATAGCAAATATAAACGAAATTAATGAAGAAGATAGGGAATTGTTGGGAGAACTTTTTTTAACTGCTAAAAAAATAGCACAACAATTATCATTAATTGAAAAAGGTTATAAATTGGTAATGAATGTTGGTCGAGGCGCCGGTCAATTAATCGACCACATTCATTTACATCTTTTAAGTGGTTCATTTAATAGGTCGCTTAAAGAAATATAA
- the ftsZ gene encoding cell division protein FtsZ, with the protein MTTKKKNKKIKKQQKKLIKTQKKTKRIKARKKADLKKKRATKQTLETSVILPKIAVKNLRKNKAKSSKENHLIELGNFPVIKVIGIGGAGGNILSRMKQAKIQGVEFIAVNTDLQDLYKCGIRRRIHIGKNISKGMGTGMNPEIGRQAAEESRPQIEEALKGADLVFLTCGLGGGTGSGATPVIADVCQQLGVLTVAVMTKPFSFEGSKRSQIAEEALLKIKDKVDSYIVIPNDRIFNIIDNSTPLYKAFELIDDILRQSVKGISDLINMPGIINVDFSDIKTILSNAGMTLIGLGKASGAERAVNAAKNALNSPLFEYSPHMAKGVLFNIMGDSSLTMTEINEAARLITEIVDPSAKIIFGAMEDPKIKKGEIKIMIIAAGFDNSSKYQSYTANQQRTISKSNIETITTEIKEEKELIPTDSLEEIPAFLRKKKK; encoded by the coding sequence ATGACTACAAAAAAGAAAAATAAAAAAATTAAAAAACAACAGAAAAAATTGATAAAAACTCAGAAAAAAACAAAAAGAATTAAGGCAAGAAAAAAAGCCGATTTAAAAAAGAAGAGGGCAACAAAACAAACTTTAGAAACATCGGTAATATTGCCAAAAATTGCAGTTAAAAACTTGAGAAAAAATAAAGCAAAATCCTCTAAAGAAAATCATCTAATAGAATTGGGGAATTTTCCCGTGATTAAGGTTATCGGCATTGGCGGTGCAGGCGGAAATATTTTATCAAGAATGAAGCAGGCAAAAATTCAGGGAGTAGAATTTATCGCTGTTAATACCGATTTACAGGATTTATACAAATGCGGCATTCGGCGTCGAATTCATATAGGGAAAAATATTTCTAAAGGAATGGGAACAGGAATGAATCCAGAAATTGGTCGCCAAGCCGCAGAAGAATCCCGCCCTCAAATAGAAGAGGCCCTAAAAGGCGCCGATCTCGTTTTTCTAACCTGCGGATTAGGCGGTGGAACTGGTTCTGGCGCTACGCCTGTAATTGCCGATGTTTGTCAACAGCTCGGGGTTTTAACGGTTGCTGTAATGACAAAACCTTTTTCTTTTGAAGGTAGTAAGCGTTCGCAAATCGCCGAGGAAGCGCTTTTGAAAATTAAAGATAAAGTAGATTCTTATATAGTTATTCCCAATGACAGAATTTTTAATATCATTGATAATTCAACTCCTCTTTATAAAGCTTTTGAGTTAATCGATGATATTTTAAGACAATCAGTAAAGGGTATTAGTGATTTAATCAATATGCCCGGTATTATTAATGTTGATTTTTCTGATATAAAGACCATATTAAGTAATGCCGGGATGACGTTAATAGGATTAGGAAAGGCCAGTGGGGCAGAGCGCGCTGTAAATGCAGCGAAGAATGCTCTTAATTCTCCATTATTTGAATATTCTCCTCATATGGCTAAAGGTGTCTTGTTTAATATTATGGGAGATAGTAGTCTGACGATGACGGAAATTAATGAGGCAGCACGTTTAATCACAGAAATTGTTGATCCTTCTGCCAAAATTATTTTTGGCGCCATGGAAGATCCAAAAATTAAAAAAGGGGAAATAAAAATTATGATTATTGCGGCAGGATTTGATAATTCTTCAAAATACCAATCCTACACGGCAAATCAACAAAGAACTATTTCTAAATCTAATATAGAAACTATTACTACAGAAATTAAAGAAGAAAAAGAATTAATACCTACAGATTCTCTAGAAGAAATTCCAGCTTTTTTGCGAAAAAAGAAAAAATAA